The following is a genomic window from Myxococcota bacterium.
CGCCTTCCACGAGCACACGCGCGTCGTTGCGGCGCGCGCGCTCCCGCCCGGCCGCCGCCGGATCGAGCTGCGCGTGAAGCGCGCCGAGGACAAGAGCGCCGAGGTCGACCTGTCCTGCGACGGCGAGACACTGGCGTCGGGGCGCATTCCGCGGCTGCTGGTGATCCTGTCCAGCACCGGCATGGACTTCGGCCGCAGCCCGGCGCCCGTGAACGGCGCGTACGCCGCGCCGTTCGCGTACCCGGGGCGGCTCGAGCGCGTGGTCTTCGACCTGGCGGAGAAGGACACGGCCGGGGACCGCACGGCCGAGGCCGAAGCCAAGGCGCGCGCCGCGATGAGTCGGCAGTGACTGAGGCCGCGAACTGAGCCACAGGCGAACGAACGCTAAGTCCGACGGAAGTCGGGCCTTCTCTTCTCGTTGAATGCGGCGACCGCCTCGCGGTTGTCGGCGCTGCCGAAGCACGCGGACTCGAGCGCGAGTGAGTGGGGGAGCACGCTCGCGGAGATCGAGCGCATCCACTGGTTGATCGCGCCCTTCGAGGCCGCGATCGCCTGAGCGGGGCCTTGCGCCAGCCGGGTGGCGATGGCGAGCGCGCGCGGCATGAGCTCGGCGTCGTCGACCACGAAGCTCACCAGGCCGATGCGCTCGGCCTCCTCGGCGTTCACGCGCTCGCCGGTCATCAGGTAGTACTTCGCGCGGTTCACGCCGACCAGGAGCGGCCAGATCAGCTGCCCGCCGTCGCCCGCGCCGATGCCCATCACCACGTGTGTGTCCGCGAAGACCGCCGAGCGCGCCGCCACGACCACGTCGCACAAGAGCGCGACGGTGGCGCCCAGTCCCATCGCGTAGCCGTTCACCGCCGAGATCACCGGCTTGCTGCACTCGAGCAAGTGGTCGACCACGCGGCGGCCCTCCTCGAACGCCGGCGTGCCGCGGCTGCCCAGCGGCACGCTGCCGGGCGAGAAGTCACCGCCCGCGCAGAACGCGCGGCCCGCGCCGGTGATCACCAGCGCACGCACGTCGCGGTCGGAGTCGGCGTCGCGCGGCAGGGTGGTGAGCTCGTGGTGGAGGTCGCCGTTCACCGCGTTCAGCTTCTCGGGCCGGTTCAGGGTGGCG
Proteins encoded in this region:
- a CDS encoding enoyl-CoA hydratase-related protein, which produces MLDQKNYSTIRIEKRPDGVALATLNRPEKLNAVNGDLHHELTTLPRDADSDRDVRALVITGAGRAFCAGGDFSPGSVPLGSRGTPAFEEGRRVVDHLLECSKPVISAVNGYAMGLGATVALLCDVVVAARSAVFADTHVVMGIGAGDGGQLIWPLLVGVNRAKYYLMTGERVNAEEAERIGLVSFVVDDAELMPRALAIATRLAQGPAQAIAASKGAINQWMRSISASVLPHSLALESACFGSADNREAVAAFNEKRRPDFRRT